TCCCGCGCCGCCTTCGCCAGCTTCGACTCCGAGGCCTGGAAGCTCACCTTCCACCGCGTCCCCTATGACGTGAAGGGGGCGCAGAAGAAGATCCTGGCCGCCAAGCTCCCCGAACGCCTGGCCAACCGGCTCTCAGAAGGAAGATAGCCATCCGCCGTCAGCCATCCGCCGTCAGGAAGCCTGCCCAGGCCCCCCTGTTCGCCGCCGAAGCCGAGTCCCGCCCGGCGGAATATCTGGTGGCGCACATCGACGGCGGCGCGCGGGGGAATCCCGGCCCGGCCGGCTACGGCGCGGTCATCACCGACCAGGCCGGGCGCAAGCTCGCCGAATTGAGCGAGTACCTGGGGCACCGTACCAACAACCACGCCGAGTACGCCGGGCTGATCGCGGCGCTGCAGTACGCGGGGCGCGCGGGCGCGAAGGGGCTGAAGGTCGTCAGCGACTCGGAATTGCTGGTGCGGCAGATGCAGGGGCGCTACAAGGTGCGCAGCCCGGAACTGAAGCCGCTGCACGCCGAGGCGCAGCGCCTGCGCCGCGACTTCCAGTGGTTCCAGATCGAGCACGTGCGCCGGGAGAAGAACCGCGAGGCCGACCGGCTGGCCAATCGTGCGATGGACAAGGGCATCGGGTGATCGGGACTTCCAAACCGGCCACGGATCAACACGGATCTTCACAGATATGACTTCAAGGGTCTTGATCCGTGGAAATCCGTGTGAATCCGTGGCTGGGTTTGCGTTCGAGACTACTTGGGCGC
This window of the Terriglobales bacterium genome carries:
- a CDS encoding ribonuclease HI family protein produces the protein MAHIDGGARGNPGPAGYGAVITDQAGRKLAELSEYLGHRTNNHAEYAGLIAALQYAGRAGAKGLKVVSDSELLVRQMQGRYKVRSPELKPLHAEAQRLRRDFQWFQIEHVRREKNREADRLANRAMDKGIG